A DNA window from Ignavibacteriales bacterium contains the following coding sequences:
- a CDS encoding outer membrane protein transport protein, translated as MKRLILLSMVFVFSSMVFGQYKEDAYRLSYLGVGFGARSLAMGTAYTAIANDFSAAYWNPAGLGQVKRNEVSLGLSHYLYKDENTFLGKKSTFSNSKTNLNSLGLVYPFPVQKGSMVFAIGYGRQVDFTTALALNAFNEKSTTASYPDNVDIRTNVLENGGLNNWMVAGAIEAARGLFLGVSLNVISGSYSYNRDYTGSDINNNYYFYEINRLYTIEEDISGFTGRLGLLYETKNKKGRFGINVKLPSTLSMRDDWADTENYYDDIPDSDYVAKDAGYSEFDVTTPFVFSAGGSWAFGDLLLSGDVDYTDWTQMEFKNTYADLLQENTVIKEKMEPTINFRAGAEYEIPLSDVSVRAGFAYIPSPYTFHTSENAQKFITGGLGWTIENAVRLDFGYAYGFWNASQQVNFDPPFYTDTNEKVKTHTLIATMVYRF; from the coding sequence TGTTTGGGCAGTACAAAGAAGACGCATACCGACTCTCATATCTCGGCGTTGGCTTTGGCGCACGATCCCTCGCGATGGGAACCGCTTATACGGCTATTGCAAACGACTTCTCGGCTGCTTATTGGAATCCTGCCGGGCTGGGACAAGTGAAGCGGAACGAAGTTTCACTCGGGCTATCTCATTATTTATATAAAGACGAAAATACTTTTCTTGGGAAAAAATCAACTTTCTCAAATTCCAAAACGAATTTGAACAGTCTGGGACTTGTTTATCCTTTCCCGGTACAAAAAGGAAGTATGGTCTTTGCCATCGGGTACGGCAGACAGGTTGATTTTACTACAGCGCTTGCTTTAAATGCCTTCAACGAAAAGTCTACCACAGCTAGCTATCCGGATAATGTCGATATTCGGACAAACGTTTTAGAAAACGGCGGACTGAACAACTGGATGGTTGCCGGAGCAATAGAAGCTGCGCGTGGTTTATTTCTTGGTGTCTCTCTCAACGTTATTTCCGGATCATACTCCTATAATAGAGATTATACCGGAAGCGATATAAATAACAATTATTATTTTTATGAAATCAATCGCCTTTACACTATCGAAGAAGATATCAGCGGATTTACCGGAAGACTTGGATTGCTGTATGAAACAAAAAACAAAAAGGGGCGTTTTGGCATTAACGTAAAATTACCTTCGACTCTCTCGATGCGTGATGATTGGGCTGATACGGAAAATTATTATGACGACATTCCCGACAGCGACTATGTTGCAAAAGATGCCGGTTATTCCGAGTTCGACGTAACAACACCGTTTGTTTTCAGCGCGGGTGGTTCCTGGGCGTTCGGCGATCTGCTTCTCTCCGGAGATGTTGATTATACTGATTGGACTCAAATGGAATTTAAAAACACTTATGCAGATCTACTTCAAGAAAATACAGTTATAAAAGAAAAGATGGAGCCAACCATCAACTTCCGTGCGGGTGCTGAATATGAAATTCCACTTTCCGATGTTAGTGTACGCGCCGGATTTGCGTACATACCATCGCCTTATACATTTCACACTTCTGAAAACGCCCAAAAATTTATCACGGGCGGTTTAGGGTGGACGATTGAAAATGCAGTTCGTCTCGATTTCGGTTACGCTTACGGATTCTGGAATGCAAGCCAGCAGGTTAATTTCGATCCGCCATTTTATACAGATACAAATGAGAAAGTAAAAACCCACACTCTTATAGCCACAATGGTTTATAGATTTTAG
- a CDS encoding penicillin acylase family protein: MSKITKIFIGLGFSLIVILLAISIFLYHLVTKSFPETSGSIIVQGLKGDVNIYRDEYGVPHISAGDEHDLMFATGYVHAQDRLWQMDMFRRVGQGRLSEILDTATVKFDKLFRTLGIANTAESLYAHLHPTSRRLLDDYAEGVNQFIVTHKGKYPIEFDMLDYEPREWKPQHSLIISRILAWELNFAWWTDLTYGEIASLVPPEKLKELLSADEQYGAPITETKLEQKTMHDFLSLIRSYRDYFQMGSFSAGSNAWVIDSSKSLSGKPILANDPHLLISLPAKWYEIHLTAPGWNVAGVSIPGIPLVVIGQNDSLAWGFTNAMIDDCDFYVEQIDSSKHPSYRFKGNSLPVKMCEEVIYIGKNDSVAINVLSTHHGPIISNIHPSTIHINKDSSVAIKNVSLRWTGFEMSDEILGFYRMNKSTNSVQFKEGLKQLTVPGQCAIYADTRGNIGMWTAGRVPIRGKHSAALPLDGATGEDEWVDYIPFEKLPKIWNPPDGYIVSANQPLAGKSYPYYLSTLWEPWHRYERIKELLKLEKISAQDFQQFQQDVETGYGKMLAGHIIRVFSNDSSNNDYIKQAIIYLRNWNNRATTSDIATTIVNVFFVNFLRNTFEDELGADVLYDFEYSLTPAYRVTEKLLSDGNSQWFDDVKTDTVESRDMIITKSFQNAIDELMLSLGSEMKMWQWGKVHTAMFEHPFGKRKPLDKVFNVGPFPAGGSEQTINKGAFRLNGSYQIFGCPSMRQIVDLAQPNSAYRVLTLGQSGQPLQNHYDDQVSLWLNGGYRQTTIDWNLIEQKGWNKLVLKPN, encoded by the coding sequence GTGTCGAAAATTACAAAAATATTCATCGGGCTTGGCTTTTCTCTAATCGTAATTCTCCTGGCAATTTCAATTTTCCTTTACCACCTTGTTACGAAATCATTTCCCGAAACATCCGGATCAATTATTGTTCAGGGTCTTAAAGGGGATGTAAATATTTACCGGGATGAATATGGTGTACCTCATATTTCGGCCGGCGATGAGCATGATTTGATGTTCGCAACCGGATATGTTCACGCTCAAGATAGGTTATGGCAGATGGATATGTTTCGGCGTGTAGGGCAAGGGCGGTTATCAGAAATCCTTGATACGGCAACAGTGAAGTTCGATAAACTTTTCAGAACTCTCGGTATCGCGAACACCGCAGAATCACTCTATGCTCATTTACACCCGACATCAAGACGACTTCTTGACGATTATGCCGAAGGTGTTAATCAATTCATAGTTACTCATAAAGGAAAATATCCGATCGAGTTCGACATGCTCGATTATGAACCCAGGGAATGGAAACCGCAGCATTCATTGATTATCTCACGAATATTAGCCTGGGAATTAAATTTTGCGTGGTGGACAGATCTCACTTACGGGGAAATTGCCTCATTGGTTCCGCCGGAAAAATTAAAAGAACTCCTTTCAGCCGATGAACAATACGGAGCGCCAATTACCGAAACTAAATTAGAGCAAAAAACCATGCACGATTTTCTCTCGCTCATCCGTTCTTACCGAGATTATTTTCAAATGGGATCATTCTCGGCTGGAAGCAATGCATGGGTGATAGATTCCTCGAAATCGTTAAGCGGAAAACCGATTCTTGCAAACGATCCGCATCTGCTAATATCCCTCCCTGCGAAATGGTACGAGATACACCTCACAGCACCCGGATGGAATGTTGCCGGCGTTTCAATTCCGGGAATTCCTCTGGTTGTTATCGGACAGAACGATTCACTCGCGTGGGGTTTCACAAACGCAATGATTGATGATTGTGATTTTTATGTCGAGCAAATTGATTCATCTAAACATCCATCGTATCGATTCAAGGGAAATTCATTACCGGTTAAAATGTGTGAAGAGGTAATTTACATCGGTAAAAACGATAGTGTTGCCATTAATGTTCTGTCAACACATCACGGACCAATTATATCAAACATACATCCAAGCACAATTCATATTAATAAAGATTCTTCCGTTGCGATAAAAAATGTATCGCTTCGATGGACAGGTTTTGAGATGAGCGATGAAATACTTGGTTTTTATAGAATGAATAAATCCACTAACTCAGTACAGTTTAAAGAAGGTCTCAAACAACTTACTGTTCCGGGTCAGTGTGCCATTTATGCAGATACGCGGGGTAATATTGGAATGTGGACTGCCGGACGGGTTCCGATAAGAGGAAAACATTCCGCCGCTTTACCGCTCGACGGTGCGACCGGCGAGGATGAGTGGGTTGATTATATTCCATTTGAAAAATTACCGAAGATATGGAATCCACCTGATGGGTATATTGTTTCAGCCAACCAGCCGCTCGCCGGAAAATCTTATCCTTACTATCTATCAACACTCTGGGAACCGTGGCACAGGTACGAACGAATTAAAGAACTTCTCAAACTCGAAAAAATTTCGGCCCAGGATTTTCAGCAATTCCAACAAGATGTTGAAACGGGTTACGGTAAAATGCTCGCGGGTCATATAATTCGTGTATTCTCAAACGATTCTTCAAATAACGATTATATCAAACAAGCAATTATTTATCTTCGAAATTGGAATAACCGCGCAACTACGAGCGACATTGCCACAACTATTGTTAATGTTTTTTTTGTGAATTTTCTTCGAAATACATTTGAAGATGAGCTCGGTGCCGATGTTTTGTATGATTTTGAATATTCTCTCACGCCTGCTTACCGCGTTACAGAGAAATTGCTTTCGGATGGAAACTCGCAATGGTTCGACGATGTAAAGACCGACACCGTTGAATCGAGAGATATGATAATCACAAAAAGTTTTCAAAATGCGATCGATGAATTAATGCTTTCTCTCGGTTCAGAGATGAAGATGTGGCAATGGGGAAAAGTTCACACTGCTATGTTCGAACATCCATTCGGCAAACGAAAACCGTTAGATAAAGTTTTTAACGTTGGTCCGTTTCCGGCAGGTGGTAGTGAACAGACTATCAACAAAGGGGCTTTTAGATTGAACGGCTCATATCAGATTTTCGGATGTCCCTCGATGAGGCAAATCGTAGATCTTGCCCAACCAAATTCCGCTTACCGCGTTTTAACTCTTGGTCAATCGGGACAGCCGCTTCAAAATCATTACGATGATCAGGTATCGCTCTGGCTAAACGGCGGTTATCGTCAAACGACAATCGACTGGAATTTAATCGAGCAAAAAGGATGGAATAAGCTTGTATTGAAACCGAACTGA